A DNA window from Novipirellula caenicola contains the following coding sequences:
- a CDS encoding MFS transporter produces the protein MSNPTLSTMPWWRQLDRYQWFVFVVASLAWLFDCLDQQLFLIARNDAITSLMPPGTGQTDIKLYGGYATSIFVIGWATGGLIFGSLGDQIGRARTLTISVLMYSVCTGLSALSTGWIDFAMFRFLTGLGVGGVFGLAVALVADTVPPSARTAALGTLQALSAVGNVTAAIIGIVIGKMVVAGNISPENSWKVIFLVGSIPALLCVFIQMRLKEPEKWVAARQAGKATGVRFGSYASMLSDPRWRKHSLFGMMLCVAGVIGLWGIGFFSPELVGDVIGNSLRQAGTSESEIAGARSYWISVNMIVQNLGSFSGMLFFTWLTQKIGRRPAFVIGYLAAMLTTIAYFQTFNGVNDIWKSGLMGFCQLGLFALFAIYLPELFPTRLRSTGTSFCYNVGRFLAASGPVTLGYLQWFLVPKDAVADQRIDALRDAASYMSVIFLLGILAVAFLPETKDQPLPEDV, from the coding sequence ATGTCCAATCCCACTTTGTCGACGATGCCTTGGTGGAGACAACTTGATCGCTATCAATGGTTTGTTTTCGTCGTCGCGTCGCTGGCTTGGTTGTTCGATTGTTTGGATCAACAACTATTCTTGATTGCTCGCAACGATGCGATCACGTCGCTGATGCCGCCGGGCACTGGCCAGACGGACATTAAACTTTACGGTGGTTATGCCACATCGATATTTGTGATTGGATGGGCGACGGGCGGTTTGATCTTTGGATCCCTTGGCGATCAGATTGGTCGAGCTCGGACGTTGACGATTAGCGTGCTGATGTATTCGGTATGCACCGGATTGTCGGCGTTATCAACCGGCTGGATCGATTTTGCGATGTTCCGCTTTCTGACGGGACTGGGCGTCGGCGGTGTATTTGGTTTGGCCGTCGCCTTGGTTGCCGATACCGTTCCCCCCTCGGCACGGACGGCAGCACTTGGCACGCTGCAAGCCCTGTCGGCCGTTGGCAACGTGACTGCTGCCATCATCGGCATCGTGATTGGCAAAATGGTCGTTGCCGGAAACATTTCGCCCGAAAACAGCTGGAAGGTGATTTTCTTGGTCGGTTCGATTCCCGCACTCCTGTGCGTGTTCATTCAAATGCGATTGAAAGAACCTGAGAAATGGGTTGCAGCGCGACAGGCGGGCAAGGCAACTGGGGTGCGATTCGGATCCTATGCATCGATGTTAAGCGATCCGCGATGGCGAAAGCACTCACTATTCGGAATGATGTTGTGCGTCGCCGGTGTAATCGGCCTATGGGGCATTGGTTTCTTTAGTCCCGAATTGGTCGGCGATGTCATCGGAAATTCGCTTCGCCAAGCAGGAACTTCCGAAAGCGAAATCGCTGGAGCCCGAAGCTATTGGATCTCGGTCAATATGATTGTTCAGAACCTCGGATCCTTCTCTGGGATGCTGTTCTTTACTTGGTTGACGCAAAAGATTGGACGCAGGCCTGCCTTCGTGATCGGATACTTAGCTGCAATGCTAACGACGATCGCCTACTTCCAAACCTTCAACGGCGTCAACGACATTTGGAAAAGCGGACTGATGGGGTTTTGCCAATTGGGTCTGTTTGCGCTTTTTGCGATCTATTTGCCTGAACTGTTTCCCACTCGGTTACGCAGCACGGGAACCAGTTTCTGCTACAACGTGGGACGCTTTTTGGCCGCCAGCGGTCCCGTCACGCTGGGGTATCTACAATGGTTTTTGGTGCCGAAGGATGCGGTGGCCGATCAGCGGATCGATGCCCTGCGAGACGCGGCCAGCTATATGAGCGTGATCTTTCTGTTGGGGATCCTCGCGGTTGCCTTCCTGCCCGAGACCAAGGATCAGCCGCTGCCCGAAGACGTGTAA
- a CDS encoding calcium/sodium antiporter has product MSDMVLAWLKIGGGLLLLVGGGESLVRGASRLARYMQISPLVIGLTVVAFGTSAPELAVSVQAALAGNADIALGNVVGSNIFNVLFILGVSALIVPLVVSSQLIRWDVPVMIAASLLLIVFGWDGAIVRWEGIVLFAGIIAYTYWCIRQSRQESRAVVEEFQQEWPTENEAGVKSASTLWGNFGWIGGGLVLLGLGSTFLISGAVKVAASLGVSELVIGLTIVAAGTSLPEVVTSITAAIRGERDIAVGNVVGSNIFNILCVLGLSSVIGPTGITVSDSALALDIPVMIAVACACLPIFFTGRVISRWEGGVFLFLYIAYTTYLIFNATTVAV; this is encoded by the coding sequence ATGAGCGATATGGTGTTGGCGTGGTTAAAGATCGGTGGAGGTTTGCTGTTGTTGGTCGGCGGTGGTGAATCGTTGGTCCGAGGTGCTTCGCGACTAGCCCGCTACATGCAAATTTCGCCGCTGGTCATTGGGTTGACTGTCGTTGCCTTTGGCACCAGTGCCCCCGAGCTTGCCGTGTCGGTCCAAGCCGCCTTGGCTGGGAATGCGGACATTGCGCTCGGGAACGTTGTCGGAAGCAACATTTTCAATGTGCTCTTCATTCTGGGCGTGTCGGCACTGATCGTACCGCTGGTCGTTTCCAGTCAACTGATCCGCTGGGACGTGCCGGTGATGATCGCGGCATCGCTGTTGCTGATCGTGTTTGGATGGGACGGGGCGATTGTCCGTTGGGAAGGCATCGTACTGTTCGCTGGGATTATCGCTTACACCTACTGGTGTATTCGCCAAAGCCGCCAAGAGAGTCGTGCGGTTGTCGAAGAATTTCAACAGGAATGGCCAACCGAAAATGAAGCTGGAGTGAAGTCAGCCAGTACTTTGTGGGGCAATTTTGGATGGATCGGCGGCGGTTTGGTATTGCTTGGGCTTGGCTCCACCTTCTTGATCAGTGGTGCGGTCAAAGTTGCCGCCAGTTTAGGCGTGAGTGAACTTGTCATTGGGCTGACCATTGTCGCGGCGGGAACGTCCTTGCCCGAAGTAGTGACATCGATCACCGCCGCAATTCGCGGTGAACGCGATATCGCGGTTGGGAATGTGGTGGGAAGTAACATCTTTAACATTCTGTGCGTACTGGGTTTGTCCAGCGTGATCGGGCCGACGGGGATAACCGTTAGCGACTCGGCTCTTGCCTTAGACATTCCGGTCATGATTGCCGTTGCGTGTGCCTGTCTGCCGATATTCTTCACCGGGCGAGTGATTTCTCGCTGGGAAGGCGGCGTCTTCCTTTTTCTATACATCGCCTATACCACGTACTTAATCTTCAACGCGACCACAGTGGCGGTGTAG